The following coding sequences are from one Dermacentor silvarum isolate Dsil-2018 chromosome 4, BIME_Dsil_1.4, whole genome shotgun sequence window:
- the LOC125944793 gene encoding uncharacterized protein LOC125944793, with product MEVTPRASVLLLSMVNRARTDAEVSDPGSSVDDLQQHGATGPSQRTSRRSAACEWTEGETKLMLDYYEQYFPQVGPMKKFRNKKEMFGRIAETLNKTMGITRTGEQCCSRSKTVIRRKTSATTQNKKSGNSPSDVPYDEELAKIAALDDSVEPEELRDGYGVVSRRDTGSVSSKKGSYSSSQEAEETPDGSQIDEECSQSTQSRRQGRQTPLKDKKTGPRVFPHQDCKI from the exons ATGGAAGTCACACCGCGTGCAAGTGTCCTCCTCTTGTCGATGGTGAACCGGGCACGTACCGACGCGGAAG TCTCAGATCCTGGAAGCAGTGTGGACGATCTACAGCAGCATGGAGCCACGGGACCAAGCCAGAGGACCAGCCGCCGCA GTGCAGCTTGCGAATGGACGGAGGGCGAAACGAAATTGATGCTTGATTATTATGAGCAATATTTCCCCCAGGTGGGACCCATGAAgaaatttagaaataaaaaggaaatgttTGGCCGCATCGCGGAAACCCTCAATAAAACAATGGGCATAACGAGGACCGGAGAACAATGCTGCAGTCGCTCTAAGACTGTAATTAGGCGCAAAACGTCTGCAACTACCCAAAATAAGAAGTCGGGAAATTCTCCCAGCGATGTGCCATACGACGAGGAGCTGGCCAAGATAGCTGCTCTAGACGACAGCGTTGAACCAGAGGAGTTGCGAGATGGCTACGGCGTTGTGTCTAGAAGAGATACTGGGAGTGTGTCCAGCAAAAAAGGTAGTTATAGTTCGTCACAGGAGGCGGAGGAGACGCCGGATGGATCACAAATTGATGAAGAATGCTCGCAGAGTACTCAGAGTCGTCGACAGGGCAGACAAACACCGCTGAAAGACAAAAAAACAGGTCCCCGCGTGTTTCCACATCAAGACTGCAAGATATGA